A single genomic interval of Campylobacter concisus harbors:
- the hemH gene encoding ferrochelatase, whose product MKKALLLLNMGGANSLADVEIFLKNMFNDPYILGIKNKFLRKFVAFMITKGRLKTAKHNYEQIGGKSPICELTAKLCDKISSLQNEFDAVDFAMNYTSPFVKDVLKKYENFDEIVLLPLYPHHSQTTITSSLDDFKKAKDELEIKAKILLCGPFYDDEIYNKIIISHINEAINNIDISDVELIFSAHSLPQKIIDKGDVYEKHINEHVQILSKMIKDSGLNFKEINLAYQSRLGPVKWLEPSLNEILAKCKSKKALIYPLSFCIDNSETIFELVIEYAKIAKELNFSFYKVVWCPNFSDEFASFILQKAKTAKEINF is encoded by the coding sequence ATGAAAAAGGCACTTTTGCTTTTGAATATGGGTGGGGCAAATAGCCTTGCTGATGTAGAAATTTTTCTAAAAAATATGTTTAATGACCCGTATATTTTGGGTATAAAGAATAAATTTTTAAGAAAATTTGTAGCTTTTATGATCACAAAAGGTAGGCTAAAAACGGCTAAGCATAACTACGAACAAATAGGTGGAAAATCGCCTATTTGCGAGCTTACAGCTAAGCTTTGCGATAAAATTTCAAGCTTACAAAATGAGTTTGATGCAGTTGATTTTGCGATGAACTATACTTCACCGTTTGTAAAAGATGTGCTTAAAAAATACGAAAATTTTGATGAGATAGTGCTTTTGCCACTTTATCCTCATCATTCGCAAACTACAATAACTTCGAGTTTAGATGACTTTAAAAAAGCAAAAGATGAGCTAGAGATAAAGGCTAAAATTTTGCTTTGCGGACCATTTTATGATGATGAAATTTACAACAAAATCATAATCTCGCACATAAATGAAGCCATAAACAATATAGATATAAGCGATGTGGAGCTTATCTTTTCGGCTCATTCGTTGCCTCAAAAAATTATCGATAAAGGTGATGTCTACGAAAAACATATAAATGAGCATGTGCAAATTCTAAGCAAAATGATAAAAGATAGTGGACTAAACTTCAAAGAGATAAATTTAGCATACCAGTCGCGTCTCGGGCCTGTAAAATGGCTAGAGCCATCACTAAATGAAATTTTGGCAAAGTGTAAGAGTAAAAAGGCTCTTATCTATCCGCTCTCTTTTTGTATAGATAACTCTGAGACCATTTTTGAGCTAGTTATTGAGTATGCAAAGATCGCAAAAGAGCTAAATTTTAGCTTCTACAAGGTTGTTTGGTGCCCAAATTTTAGTGATGAGTTTGCTAGTTTTATCTTACAAAAAGCAAAAACAGCCAAAGAGATTAACTTTTAG
- a CDS encoding response regulator, translating into MKVQNNDIIDYLLQSGSNKTKDKKNSFDEILSLAMDKIASDAKISDKIEQFKKRLTEIGAVGFISELNSNKIEEKIAQKKKELTELLGIDDPAKTQDQKNELLKIMDKILSDYRKELNVALANQALLEKQKNLNSKNSSSVNLSSVLNELGLA; encoded by the coding sequence ATGAAGGTACAAAATAACGACATAATCGATTATTTATTGCAATCAGGCTCAAACAAAACTAAGGATAAAAAAAATAGTTTTGATGAAATTTTAAGCCTTGCTATGGATAAGATCGCAAGCGATGCAAAAATTTCAGACAAGATTGAACAGTTTAAAAAAAGACTTACTGAAATTGGCGCAGTTGGTTTTATAAGCGAGCTAAATTCTAACAAGATAGAAGAAAAAATAGCCCAAAAGAAAAAGGAGCTAACAGAACTTCTAGGCATAGATGATCCCGCAAAAACACAGGATCAAAAAAATGAGCTGCTTAAAATAATGGATAAAATTTTGAGCGATTACCGCAAAGAGCTAAATGTTGCACTTGCTAATCAAGCTTTACTAGAGAAGCAAAAAAATCTTAATAGCAAGAATAGTAGCTCGGTTAATTTAAGTTCTGTTTTAAATGAGCTAGGACTTGCTTAA
- a CDS encoding phosphatidylglycerophosphatase A, protein MQKLFLTFFGFGLLPKAPGTWGSIAGAVVAYFVLYFLSSTTLFLASILLFLVSISVIDDFEKKVNSHDESFIVIDEVAGVWLAIAISGATISQLILSLVLFRVLDIKKPSIIGRIDRNVKGGLGVMGDDMAAGFFAGIISAIIYGAAIKFGITLP, encoded by the coding sequence ATGCAAAAACTATTTTTAACTTTTTTTGGATTTGGACTTTTACCAAAAGCACCTGGCACTTGGGGCTCTATCGCTGGCGCTGTGGTAGCTTATTTTGTGCTTTATTTTTTATCATCAACCACGCTTTTTCTAGCTAGCATTTTGCTATTTTTGGTAAGCATTAGCGTTATAGATGATTTTGAAAAAAAGGTAAATTCTCACGATGAAAGTTTTATTGTTATAGACGAAGTTGCTGGAGTTTGGCTTGCTATTGCCATTAGTGGAGCTACGATCTCTCAACTCATACTCTCGCTTGTGCTTTTTAGAGTGCTTGATATTAAAAAGCCTTCCATCATCGGTAGGATCGACCGCAATGTAAAGGGCGGACTTGGCGTAATGGGCGATGATATGGCGGCTGGTTTTTTTGCTGGAATAATTAGCGCAATAATATACGGGGCTGCCATAAAATTTGGCATAACTTTGCCGTAA